The sequence TAAAGCAAAGAACATAATTTGCCTTAATAAGCTCACACTGTAATTTTGTCTCAGCTCAGGTGTCGTTAAATATTCGGGAAAATGAAATGCCAGCACCCCAAGCAACGATAAAAAGGAGAGTAAACACGCAATATAGCCACTGATCCTACCTTCACCTAAACGTAACTCTCCCTCTTTCACTAGCTTATTTAGCATAAAAACATCCATTTAATATGTGAATGACAAACAGTCCCTATCCGTTAATTTAACAATATAGAAAACTGTTTACCACCCTACGGCTCTTTGAACAGCTGTTTGTCTTACCGAATTAACGCTCAAAATTATAAGAGTGCTGATATAAAAACCAACAAAAACTATCACAAGCTACAAGCACTATGAACAGTACTAGCAACTATTATCAGAGCACTAAACCAGAGCGCTAATAAGAGCCCTGAACCAGAGCCCCTTCTGGCCACTATCTATCAAGTTTGCCTATTAACCAATATTGACGGTGCCGCCACCGACTAACGAGCCACCGCAATCGACGGCATCGCCACTGCGGGCTGCGGGCATGCCATCGGCTGATACTGTTCCAGAACCTGCGGAAATAGCACGAGGATGGGGTGGATTATTGGGTTTATCGTGAGGTGCTAATGCATCCCCCTTTCTCGCTAAAGGAACGCCATCGACCTTGACCGTCGAGGCAGCAGCAATCACTGCCGTGGGTGGAAAACCATCATGATCTAATCCCATATCGCCTAACTTCACTGCATTGCCCATCTCTCAACTCCTTCTGAATATGTTTAGTCGTTTTGTAGTCGTTTTGTATTAGTTAATAGCCTGAAAACGGGCTAGTAGCACTATTGCTCACTTCGTGCAGCGATATATACGGGCTGCTTGTACTCGTCATTGCGGCGCTTGATGCCCACCACCTCAAACTTATCGAGATGCAGCACAGAACAAAGACACCCATTCTTATTTCTAATGTAATCTCAATAAATATTATTAGACATACCAAGCTAATAAATATGGGTGTCTTAATTATTCTTATCTACACATATAAAATTTAGCCAATGAGGTGACATTAAGCCGCCTTACTCTTTTTAAAGATATCAATAACTGGGCCTACCATAGGTGACTTTTGTTGCTTATCTCTTATGGCTTCAAGCGTTTTGGTGAACTCTTCATCACTCATCTCACGCCAATAATGGCTGGGGTGATCTCGTTTACCCGCTAAGTCAAACTTGGCCGTGGTGATGTCGCGCTCACGGGCTGCCTCTAAAATTAACACATCTGGCATGGGTTGGCTGGTATCCATATAGCGCTGGATCATATTCCATAGGGCCTGATATTCAGCCACCGGCTGATTATTAGGCATTAAACCGTGTAGTGGAATGCCTTGGGAATAACCATTATACCGGTGGACTAAATACAGGGCGTAATTAATCAGCCCTTGCTGGCTCGGCGCCGAGACTAAAATACAGTCGAACTCGATAAAGGGGTGGCTAAAACGCGGCTTACCGTTACTTTTATACAAGGTCACCATGCCAGTTTGGCGATTCAAGCTAAATTGCTTTTTGGTTTTTAAAAACCACAGGGTAATATAGCCTCGGTTCATGAGCTCAAACTGGCCCCAGAGCAGACCTAGTGGAAGAAAAACATAGAGCAAGATCAAACCTAAACTTTCAACAGAGTCACTGAAACTAATGTGCTCATAATAAAGAGGCATAAATAAACTAACTAAAATGAAAAGAGGCAAAAAAAACTGACAACTGATCTTACCCACCGCAGATAAGATCATATAGACCTGAGTCCAGCTACTAAAGGCTTCTTGCTCTAGCCTTTGTTCATCCCAGCCCGCCTGCTCTTGTGTCTTAGTGATATATTCAAGTACTGTTTGCCAATGACTGGGCGTTTCAGTTATCACAGAGCTGGTTGAAATAGTGCTTGTCGGCCGTCTAAAGCTAAACGCTTGGCCTTGAGTTAACAAGCGTTGTAATAAGCCCTTGGGGCTTGCTGGCACCTGCGGCGTTATTGCTTGGCTGTTATAGGCTGTACTGGAGTATGTTGAGCGAATATAATCCAGTTCCAGATTATAAACAGCGCCGCTTTGTTGTTTATTTACTTTCATCTTCGTCCCTGAATAAATTCCTGTTTGTCACTGCATCCAAAAATGTTACAGCTCTATAACTTAAGCCCTTTTTTATCTGCGTCAGCCTGAGTATTGGCGGCGAAAAAATCATAAAATAAACCACCTCGGGCTAGATGTGCTTCCATTTGTTTCGTTTGCTCTATTAACTCTTCGCTCGGCTTAGCCCACTCATCCTCAGGTAGAGCCGATGACCAAGCCTCAATATTGGCGGGCATTTCTTTCATTGAAAATCTCAAATCCCACTCAGCCACATAATAGGGGAACTTCCACCAACACATCACATTCCAAATGTAAAACCAAGCCACACCAAAATATGAGGTACTCCACTCAATCATCGAAAAGTTAAACCAATATTTAGGCCCATGTTTAAACCTATGGTGTAACTCGGCGCGTTTGTTATCGAAGACATGGCGATCGATATGCTCAGCTTTAGCAGGGCAAGCTTGTGGCCCCTTTTCCATAAAACATCGTATTGCTTCCCACTCGCCTTGTGCTAAGGGCGCAGCCTCAGGCCGGATAATAAACCAATATCTATCATTTTTTTTGTCTTCTATTGCCATACCAAATGTATAGGTGGTCGAGATATTGGTTAGTCCGTACCTATTCATTGCATAGTTGTTTGTTAATTTGTCCAATAGACCATTTGGAGTATCGCTGGCTATCCAAGTTATCAACTCTTCCCAAGGACAAATTACAGGCGTATCGCTGCCAGATGGGAAGTAGCATACCTCCCGCCGCTGGCGATTAAAGCGCATCGGCCGCAGGCGTGACTTTTGATAAGTCCTGCTTAGAATGGCGTATGCCGACAAAAGTACAAAACCTAAGATGATGAATAACAGCGTATTTATCACTTCATCTTGCAACACTTGCTGTAGATAAAAACCATAGTCATAGGCATAGCTATCTTTGAAAGCATCGGCATAAACCATGAATAAAATGCCGACCAAACACACAAAACAAAAAAAACTTAAGAAAGATATGGCCATCTGCACCAGAACCTTTTGACCATTATTGCTGTTACCGATATCTAAATAAACATCGTTGACCTCTAAAAAGTTGCAATTAAAACCTAGCCCCAGCACCTCCACAGTGGGCAGAGGCAGAGGTGAGAAAAACAGCGCTTGCCCTAGGGGAATATCACGCTGCTCACCCGCCGTTGGCGGCCGGTTTGTTAAATCCAGTGCCTCGTTGGCATTACTCTCTTTTTTACTCATCTTTTACTCATTACTCATTACTCATTACTCATTACTCATATTTTACAAAAACAGAACAAAGACACCCATTCTTATTTCTAATGTAATATCAATAAATATTATCAGACATACCAAGCTAACAAATGTGGGTGTCTTAGTTATTATTAACCTCTGAAAAGCTACCATTTATATCCAAACCATCCCCTTGGGCTGTGGGTAGTGCCAGCGGTGAGAAAAACAGCGCCTGACCCAGAGGAATATCACGTTGCTCGCCCGCCGTTGGCGGACTGTTGCTGAGATCCACTATTGCTCACTTTGATTAGAGGTGAAGACGGGGTGCTTATATATATCATTGCGTCGCTTGATGTTCACCACTTCAACTTCACCGAGCAGCGGTACCAGTTCGGCTATAATTGATTCTTTTTTCGCTAAAGAGGTAGCATAAATAGTCCCGACAAAATTAAACTCTATCTCGTCCATAGGTTCAATATTGATCAAAACGTCATTATTGAGACTGAATAATATATTAGCGTCGGAGAATAATATTATGTTTTGGTCTATTTTTGATTTAAAATTAGTCATGCCAAATGCCATCAGGGCGAACGCTCCCGCCCCCACGAATGCCAGCGGCCCAATCACAAACAGTGCGATTAAGCAGACAACGATACCGACCCTGGCAAATCCCCTGGCTAAGGTGTAGGCCATCTCGGGGATCAAATCTTCTTGGGTATAGTGAATACCTAGCTTGGTGAGCTTATAGTGATAATGGCTGTCGGGTATAAATAGATAACGTACCATAAAAATAAATAATAACGTCATGACAGACAAACCTACGTACGCTCCGATAGTGCTCCTAGCACCAAACAGTACGATTGAACCGAATAAAGCCCCTGGGCCGCCAATTGCCAATAATAAGCGAAGCCAACCTTTAATATCTGAACCAATATACTCCCACTCAAAAAGTATCGGTGCTTGGTAAACTTGTTGTTCCAATGTTTTGATATCTTCTTCGCTGGTCATTAAAGCTTACCTCCAACGGTAATAATACGTGTACTGATCTCTTTGCTGGGATCATTGTTTGAGCCATTGCTAAGTGAGTCCCGAGTGCCGACATTTAGCACCCCAGCCTCGTCACCTTTAGCAAGATTCCCCTAATAAAATGCCAAAATGGTGCTCATTTGAAGGCGCTAACCAGTTGAGCAGCATCTTTACTACTCATCTAATCACTGCCCTTATCTACACATATAAAATTTAACTAATGAGGTGACATTAAGCCGCCTTACTCTTTTTAAAGATATCAATAACTGGGCCTACCATAGGTGACTTTTGTTGCTTATCTCTTATGGCTTCAAGCGTTTTGGTGAACTCTTCATCACTCATTTCACGCCAATAATGGCAGGGGTGACCTCGTTTACCCGCTAAGTCAAACTTGGCCGTGGTGATGTCGCGCTCACGGGCTGCCTCTAAAATTAACACATCTGGCATGGGTTGGCTGGTATCCATATAGCGCTGGATCATATTCCATAGGGCATGATATTCAGCCACCGGCTGATTATTAGGCATTAACCCATGTAGTGGAATACCTTGGGAATAACCTTTATACCTGTGTACTAAATACAGAGCGTAATTAATCAGCCCTTGCTGGTTGGGCGCCGAGACTAAAATGCAGTCGAACTCGATAAAGGGGTGGCTAAAGCGGGGCTTACCGTTACTTTTATACAAGGTCACCATGCCAGTTTGGCGATTCAGGCTAAATTGCTTTTGGGCTTTTAAGAACCAAGGTGTAAAATATCCCCGATTTACAAGTTCAAATTGTCCCCAGAGCAGACCTAAGGGAACAAAAACATAGAGTAAAACCAAGCCTAAAGCTTCAAAAGCTTCAACAAAATTACTTCTTTCATCATAAAGAGGCATAGTTAAAAATACTATGATAAAAAGCGGTAAAAAAAACTGACAACTGACCTTACCCAATCCAGATAAAATCATATATATCTGAGTCCAGCTACTGAACACATCATGCTCTAATCTTTGTTCGTCCCAACCTGCTTGGCCTTGCTTTTTTTCGATAAAATCGACTATTTGTGGCCATTGGCTTGGAGTGTTATGTGCAACAGCAGCGGTTGCTATGGTCAATGTCGGTCGCCTAAAGCTAAACGATTGGCCTTTAGTTAGCAGACGTTGCAAGAAGCCCTTGGGCCTTGCTGGCACCTGCGGCGTTATATCTTGGCTGTTATAGGCTGTACTGGAGTATGTTGAGCGAATATAATCCAGTTCCAGATTATAAACAGCGCCGCTTTGTTGTTTATTTACTTTCATCTTCGTCCCTGAATAAATTCCTGTTTGTCACTGCATCAAAAAACGTTACAGCTCTATGACTTAAGCGCTTTTCTTATTTTCTGTGTCTTGAGCATTGGCGGCGAAAAAATCATAAAATAAACCACCTCGGGCTAGATGTGCTTCCACTTGTTTCGTTTGCTCTATTAACTCTTCGCTCGGCTTAGCCCACTCATCCTCAGGTAGAGCCGATGACCAAGCCTCAATATTGGCGGGCATTTCTTTCATCGAAAATCTCAAATCCCACTCAGCTACATAATAGGGGAACTTCCACCAACACATGGCATTCCAAATGTAAAACCAAGCCACACCAAAATAGGAAATACTCCACTCAATCATCGAGATCTTAAACCAATATTTGGGGCCATGTTTAAATCTATGATGTAGCTCTGCACGTTTGTTGTCGAAGCTATGGCGATCGGTATGTTGAGCTTTACCAGGGCAAGCTTCAGGCCCCTTTTCCATGAAGTCTCTTATCGCTTCCCACTCGGCTTGCGCACTGAGTACATTAATTACAGGCCGACGAATAAACCAATATTGATCGTTCGCCTTGTCTTCTACCGCCATACCGAAGGTATAGGTGGTCGAGAAATTTCCGCCCGTAGTGCCGCTACTGCTGGCTATCCAAGTTATCAACTCTTCCCAAGGACAAATTACAGGCGTATCGCTGCCAGATGGGAAGTAGCATACCTCCCGCCGCTGGCGATTAAAACGCATCGGCCGCTGACGTGACTTTTGATAAGTCGTGCTTAGGATGGCGTATGCCGACAAGAGTAAAACCCCTAAGATGATGAATAACAGGGTATCCGTAAAGTCATCTTGCCATACTCGTTGAAAATAAAAGCCATAACCATGAGTATTACCATCTTGGGCTCCTTCCACATAGATAAAAGCTAACACCATGAAAAAGCACACAAAACAAAATAAACATAACGCCGAAGTATACATCTGCACCTGAAACTCTTTGCCACTATTACTGGTGCCAATATCCAGATAAACATCGTTAACCTCTGAAAAGCTACCATTGATATCCAAACCATCCCCCTGAGCTGTTGGCAGTGGCAGCGGCGAGAAAAACAGCGCCTGGCCAAGAGGTATATCACGTTGCTCGCCTGCCGTTGGCGGACTGTTGCTGAGATTCACTATTGCTCACTTCGTGCAGCGATATATACGGGGTGCTTATACTTATCATTGCGCCGCTTGATGTCTATCACCTCAACCTCACCCAGTTGCGGCACCAGTTCGGCTATCAGAGTTTGCTTTTGGGATAAAGAGGTCGCGTAAATAGTCCCCACAAATGCCAATCCTAGCTTCTTCTGGGGAATGATGTCTAACAAGACATCATTGTTGAGACTGAACAACATATTAGTGTCGGAGAATAAAATTCTGTGCTGGTTTATTGTTGATTTAAAATTAGTCATCCCAAATGCCATCAGGGCGAATGCTCCTGCCCCCACGAATGCCAGCGGCCCAATAAAAAACAGTGCGATTAAGCAGACCGCTATACCGACCCAGGCAAATCCCCTGACTAAGGTGTAGGCTATCTCGGGGATCAAATCTTCTTGAGTATAGTGAATACCTAGCTTGGTGAGTTTATAGTGATAATGACTGTCGGGAAAAAATAGATAACGTACCATAAGAATAAATAATAACGTCATGACAGACAAGCCTACGTACGCTCCGATAGTGCCCCTAGCACCAAACAGTACTATTGAACCGAATAAAGTCCCAGGGATACCGATCGCGATCAATAAGCGAAGCCAACCTTTAATATCCGAACCAATATACTCCCACTCAAAAAGTACCGGCTCTTGGTACACTTGTTGATCTAATTCTGCAATTTCTTCTTTACTGGTCATTAAAGCTTACCTCCAACGGTAATAATACGTGTGCTGATCTCTTTGCGAGACTCTTTGTTTGAGTCATTGTTGAGTGCGTCTCGGGTGCCGACATTTAACGCTCCAGGCTGAACACCTTTAGCCAGATAGAATAAATGTTGATCTGCCGAGGGCGCTAACCAGTTGAGCGGCATCTTGATAGCTACAACCACATGGTCTGTATCGCTGCCACCGAGGATCAAGCTATAGCTCGGGATGTTATTATCATCCCGTTGCCATACCCCCTCTTGCTC is a genomic window of Shewanella psychrophila containing:
- a CDS encoding type VI secretion system PAAR protein: MGNAVKLGDMGLDHDGFPPTAVIAAASTVKVDGVPLARKGDALAPHDKPNNPPHPRAISAGSGTVSADGMPAARSGDAVDCGGSLVGGGTVNIG
- a CDS encoding DUF6708 domain-containing protein; the protein is MNLSNSPPTAGEQRDIPLGQALFFSPLPLPTAQGDGLDINGSFSEVNDVYLDIGTSNSGKEFQVQMYTSALCLFCFVCFFMVLAFIYVEGAQDGNTHGYGFYFQRVWQDDFTDTLLFIILGVLLLSAYAILSTTYQKSRQRPMRFNRQRREVCYFPSGSDTPVICPWEELITWIASSSGTTGGNFSTTYTFGMAVEDKANDQYWFIRRPVINVLSAQAEWEAIRDFMEKGPEACPGKAQHTDRHSFDNKRAELHHRFKHGPKYWFKISMIEWSISYFGVAWFYIWNAMCWWKFPYYVAEWDLRFSMKEMPANIEAWSSALPEDEWAKPSEELIEQTKQVEAHLARGGLFYDFFAANAQDTENKKSA